A DNA window from Undibacterium sp. YM2 contains the following coding sequences:
- a CDS encoding IclR family transcriptional regulator: protein MTEKNKERRGIGAIEVGGLILNALVSSGRAMSLGDLARESGMPASKAHAYLVSFGKLGLVEQDAATGAYQLGPFALQMGLVSLQQMSPVKLAIPEITRLAAATDHTVALAVWGSHGPTVVYIAESSRPIHVNMHAGSVMSMLGTATGLVFSAFLPQALVDKVIARELRDELVIGQAGVQMKPQDIASVLAEVREQGLARAQGLPIPGINAFSAPVFNHAQALSLVITATGPKGSFDTEWNGELAQALRASASAISRQLGHVPKLL from the coding sequence ATGACAGAGAAAAACAAAGAAAGACGCGGCATAGGCGCGATCGAGGTCGGCGGCCTGATCCTGAATGCCCTGGTCAGCTCTGGTCGCGCCATGTCGCTGGGGGATCTGGCGCGTGAGAGTGGTATGCCAGCATCGAAGGCGCATGCCTATCTGGTCAGCTTTGGCAAACTCGGCCTGGTCGAGCAGGATGCGGCGACCGGTGCTTACCAGCTAGGCCCCTTTGCCTTGCAGATGGGCCTGGTCAGTCTGCAACAAATGTCGCCCGTCAAACTGGCGATACCAGAGATCACCCGCCTTGCTGCTGCCACGGATCACACCGTGGCGCTGGCGGTATGGGGCAGCCATGGCCCTACCGTGGTGTATATCGCAGAATCGAGCAGGCCCATCCATGTGAACATGCATGCGGGCTCGGTCATGTCCATGCTGGGTACGGCAACGGGGCTGGTGTTTTCTGCCTTCTTGCCGCAAGCCCTGGTCGATAAGGTGATTGCCAGGGAACTCAGGGATGAGCTGGTGATAGGGCAGGCTGGCGTGCAGATGAAACCTCAGGATATCGCCAGCGTACTGGCCGAGGTAAGAGAGCAGGGGCTGGCAAGGGCGCAGGGTTTGCCAATACCGGGCATCAACGCCTTCAGTGCGCCGGTCTTCAATCATGCCCAGGCACTGAGCCTGGTGATTACTGCCACCGGCCCCAAGGGTAGTTTTGATACGGAATGGAATGGTGAACTGGCACAGGCTTTGCGCGCCAGTGCCAGTGCTATATCACGTCAGTTGGGCCATGTGCCCAAGCTTTTATAG
- a CDS encoding MBL fold metallo-hydrolase — MSTKQFASHADLEEKKVSFQQLSEHAYAYTAEGDPNTGIIIGDDAVMVIDTQATPIMAQDVVRRIREITDKPIKYVVMSHYHAVRVLGASGYVAEGLEHIIASRDTYDLIVERGEADMKSEIGRFPRLFRAVESVPGLTWPTITFKGEMSIWLGKLEVKIMQVGRGHTKGDTIVWLPQEKVLFSGDLVEFGATPYAGDAYYSDWPQTLSNLEAMRADKLVPGRGAALTSPELVAAGLSETRSFISDLFASVKAGQQQQHDLNTIYKNTYATLKPKYGHWVIFDHCLPFDVTRAFDEASGHVDPRVWTAERDVEMWKSLEG; from the coding sequence ATGAGCACCAAGCAATTTGCCTCTCACGCCGATCTGGAAGAAAAGAAAGTCAGCTTCCAGCAACTGTCCGAACATGCCTATGCCTATACGGCCGAGGGTGACCCCAATACCGGCATCATTATCGGCGACGATGCCGTCATGGTCATCGATACCCAGGCCACGCCCATCATGGCGCAGGATGTCGTGCGCCGCATACGTGAAATCACCGACAAGCCTATCAAGTACGTCGTGATGTCGCATTACCACGCGGTAAGGGTGCTAGGTGCCAGCGGCTACGTGGCCGAAGGCCTTGAGCATATCATCGCCAGCCGCGATACCTATGACCTGATTGTTGAACGTGGCGAAGCCGACATGAAGAGCGAGATAGGCCGCTTCCCACGCCTGTTCCGTGCGGTGGAAAGCGTACCCGGTCTGACCTGGCCGACCATCACCTTCAAGGGCGAAATGTCGATCTGGCTGGGCAAGCTGGAAGTGAAAATCATGCAGGTCGGGCGTGGCCATACCAAAGGCGACACCATCGTCTGGTTGCCACAGGAAAAAGTCTTGTTCTCTGGCGATCTGGTTGAATTTGGTGCTACACCGTATGCCGGCGATGCCTATTATTCAGACTGGCCGCAAACCCTGAGCAATCTGGAAGCCATGCGAGCCGACAAACTGGTACCAGGTCGCGGTGCCGCCCTGACTTCGCCCGAACTGGTGGCAGCGGGCCTGAGTGAAACCCGGTCTTTCATCAGCGATTTGTTTGCCAGCGTCAAGGCAGGGCAGCAACAGCAGCATGACCTGAATACCATCTACAAGAATACCTATGCGACACTGAAACCCAAGTACGGCCACTGGGTGATTTTTGATCACTGCCTGCCGTTTGATGTAACGCGGGCGTTTGATGAAGCGTCGGGGCATGTTGATCCGCGCGTGTGGACGGCGGAGAGGGATGTTGAGATGTGGAAGAGTTTGGAGGGATAG
- a CDS encoding FAD-dependent oxidoreductase, which yields MLSTYQYQKFPFVTPAELQTKEITRRKVVIVGAGPVGLAAAIDCQLQGLDVLVLDDDDTVSVGSRGLCYAKRTLEILDRLGVAAAVRNKGVEWNVGRTFFRKDEVFNFNLLPAPDHKHPGMVNLQQYYLEDFLVQRAMELGIELRWKSRVTAIEQSDDFSTLQISTPEGDYSLQADWLIACDGARSPLRQMLGLEVEGKVFMDRFLIADVVMKADFPAERWFWFDPPFHPNQSVLLHREADNVWRIDFQLGWDADPVEERKPENVIPRIKAMLGDDREFELEWVSVYTFQCRRMEKFRHGRVLFAGDAAHQVSPFGARGANSGIQDADNLVWKLKLVVDGKAPDSLLDTYSDERVFAADENLLNSTRSTDFITPKSAVSKCFRNAVLSLVQEHAFARKLVNSGRLSVPAILSESNLNTEDSEEFDTALQPGAPFEDGPVINQKKSGFLIDYLRPVFHGLYFCDAVSDIPDAHLAAIKALEQEEIPVATIIISKQESSRDGHQVLADIKGLLHQRYGAGNGSYHLLRPDQHLTARWQQFELNQVRKAVQTACGNSSGVA from the coding sequence TTGCTTAGCACTTATCAATATCAAAAATTCCCTTTTGTGACTCCAGCGGAGTTGCAGACGAAGGAAATCACGCGCCGCAAGGTTGTCATCGTCGGTGCTGGCCCTGTTGGTTTGGCAGCGGCGATAGATTGCCAATTGCAGGGGCTGGATGTGCTCGTGCTGGATGATGATGATACAGTGTCGGTAGGTTCACGCGGCTTATGCTACGCCAAGCGTACACTGGAGATACTCGACAGGCTCGGTGTGGCAGCGGCGGTGCGTAACAAGGGTGTGGAGTGGAATGTCGGGCGCACTTTTTTTCGCAAGGATGAAGTATTCAATTTCAATCTTTTGCCTGCGCCTGATCACAAGCACCCTGGCATGGTGAATTTGCAGCAATATTATCTGGAAGATTTTCTGGTGCAGCGGGCGATGGAACTCGGCATAGAGTTGCGCTGGAAAAGCCGTGTCACTGCGATTGAGCAAAGCGATGATTTTTCTACCTTGCAGATAAGCACACCAGAGGGTGATTACAGCCTGCAAGCCGACTGGCTGATCGCCTGCGATGGTGCACGCAGCCCCTTGCGCCAGATGCTGGGGCTGGAAGTCGAAGGCAAGGTTTTCATGGACCGCTTCCTGATCGCCGATGTCGTCATGAAAGCAGATTTTCCGGCAGAGCGCTGGTTCTGGTTTGATCCCCCCTTTCACCCCAATCAATCGGTACTGCTACACCGCGAAGCAGACAACGTCTGGCGCATAGACTTTCAACTGGGCTGGGATGCCGACCCGGTGGAAGAGCGCAAACCCGAAAACGTGATACCACGCATCAAGGCCATGCTTGGTGACGACAGGGAATTTGAGCTCGAATGGGTCAGTGTGTATACCTTCCAGTGTAGGCGCATGGAAAAATTCCGCCATGGCCGTGTGCTGTTTGCTGGCGACGCTGCACATCAGGTTTCTCCCTTTGGCGCACGCGGTGCCAATTCCGGCATACAGGATGCAGACAATCTGGTGTGGAAACTGAAGCTGGTTGTTGATGGCAAAGCACCAGATAGCCTGCTGGATACGTATTCCGATGAACGTGTATTTGCAGCAGATGAAAATCTGCTAAATTCGACGCGCTCTACTGATTTCATCACACCCAAGAGTGCTGTCAGCAAATGCTTTCGCAATGCCGTATTGAGCCTGGTCCAGGAACATGCATTTGCGCGCAAACTGGTCAATTCCGGACGTTTGTCTGTACCTGCCATCTTGTCGGAATCGAATTTGAATACAGAAGACAGTGAAGAGTTTGATACAGCTCTGCAGCCTGGTGCGCCGTTTGAAGATGGGCCGGTTATTAATCAAAAAAAATCAGGTTTCCTGATCGATTATTTGCGACCAGTTTTTCATGGTCTGTATTTTTGCGATGCTGTATCTGACATTCCTGATGCACATCTGGCAGCGATCAAGGCTTTGGAACAGGAGGAAATTCCAGTAGCCACGATCATCATCAGCAAACAGGAAAGTTCACGTGATGGCCACCAGGTTCTGGCCGACATCAAGGGTCTGCTACACCAACGTTATGGTGCTGGCAATGGCAGCTATCACTTGCTCAGGCCTGATCAACATCTGACTGCACGCTGGCAACAATTTGAACTCAATCAGGTACGCAAGGCAGTACAAACTGCCTGCGGCAATTCATCAGGAGTGGCATGA
- a CDS encoding DUF2783 domain-containing protein, with translation MPLNLQANFHYPDKSAQRDYSAGDDFYQLLIDSHRDLSDEASSSLNARLILLLANHIGDISVLQEALRLAATKQESTSAT, from the coding sequence ATGCCTTTGAACCTGCAAGCCAATTTCCATTACCCAGACAAATCAGCGCAACGTGATTACAGTGCGGGTGATGATTTTTATCAGTTATTGATAGACAGCCACCGCGACCTCAGCGATGAAGCTAGCTCCTCCCTGAATGCAAGATTGATCTTGCTGCTGGCAAATCACATAGGTGACATCAGTGTCTTGCAGGAAGCGCTGCGCCTGGCTGCCACAAAACAAGAATCAACTTCAGCAACTTAA
- a CDS encoding TetR/AcrR family transcriptional regulator, with protein MEIRIPFKKQQFDAREEAIIDAVNRLLSEKGYDLMTMDDVADAVGIAKGSLYKHFSSKEKLASAAMTRLLKATQAELDTLAADMPAIDKIRHILAWSLRLRLQGGVPHLPSTSLALQRSLMLNLDYVMVALRVNKRFYALVADARKQGALTPLVPDDVLVYTLYSRACDPTMEFLLRDKRLTHEQIVDAMVHATIGGFLSNEARKA; from the coding sequence ATGGAAATCCGTATTCCCTTTAAAAAACAACAGTTTGATGCGCGGGAAGAAGCCATCATTGATGCTGTCAATCGCCTTTTGTCAGAAAAAGGGTATGACTTGATGACCATGGATGATGTCGCCGATGCGGTGGGCATAGCCAAGGGCAGCCTGTACAAGCACTTTTCTTCCAAGGAAAAGCTGGCATCTGCAGCCATGACGCGGCTGCTGAAGGCGACCCAGGCTGAGCTGGATACCCTGGCGGCAGACATGCCAGCGATAGACAAGATCAGGCATATCCTGGCCTGGTCTTTGCGCTTGCGCCTGCAAGGTGGTGTGCCACATCTGCCTTCAACCAGTCTGGCCCTGCAACGCAGCCTGATGCTGAACCTGGATTACGTGATGGTGGCCTTGCGCGTCAACAAGCGCTTTTACGCGCTGGTCGCAGACGCCAGAAAACAGGGCGCATTGACGCCGCTGGTGCCGGATGACGTGCTGGTCTATACCCTGTATTCACGCGCCTGTGACCCAACCATGGAATTTTTATTGCGTGACAAGCGTTTGACGCATGAGCAAATCGTTGATGCCATGGTGCATGCGACCATAGGTGGGTTTTTGTCGAATGAAGCGAGGAAAGCTTAA
- a CDS encoding NAD(P)/FAD-dependent oxidoreductase, whose protein sequence is MKIAVIGSGISGLSCAYKLAKAGHEISLFEANDYFGGHTHTVDVSLEGQTYGVDTGFLVFNHKTYPKLVNLFKELGIATVATDMSFSVKMPVGKNGSRLLEWAGANLDTVFTQRRNLLNPAFIRMLRDILRFNKQTTALATGQDHPDFKQPLGSFLDQHGYSKEFRQWYLLPMAACIWSCPTETMMAFPLSSFVIFCHNHGLLQVNDRPQWQTVKGGARQYVEKILPGIAHKHLQTPVLSVREKAAGAIAVKTEEGTQVFEHVVLASHSDQSLKLLADADLAERQILSSVKYQPNRAVLHTDASVLPENKKAWSAWNYQSESGSEPRVCVHYLINQLQPLPFKTPVIVTLNPIVEPAADSIINSFDYSHPVFDAMAINAQNQLANIQGRRNIWFAGAWTGYGFHEDGLKSGLRVAETILARAEAAYEKMIRAA, encoded by the coding sequence ATGAAAATCGCTGTCATCGGTTCCGGCATCTCCGGTCTGTCTTGCGCATACAAGCTTGCTAAAGCAGGGCATGAAATCAGCCTGTTTGAAGCCAATGATTATTTTGGCGGCCATACCCATACGGTAGATGTCAGCCTGGAAGGCCAGACTTATGGTGTTGATACAGGCTTCCTGGTGTTCAACCACAAAACCTATCCCAAGCTCGTCAACTTATTCAAGGAATTGGGCATCGCCACAGTTGCGACAGACATGTCTTTTTCGGTAAAGATGCCGGTTGGTAAAAATGGCAGCCGCCTGCTGGAATGGGCAGGTGCCAATCTGGATACTGTATTCACTCAACGCCGCAATCTGCTGAACCCGGCCTTCATACGCATGTTGCGCGATATCCTGCGCTTCAATAAGCAGACGACTGCGCTGGCAACGGGGCAAGATCATCCAGACTTCAAGCAGCCTCTGGGCAGCTTTCTTGATCAACATGGCTATAGCAAAGAATTCCGCCAGTGGTACTTGCTGCCCATGGCAGCCTGTATCTGGTCTTGCCCCACTGAGACGATGATGGCTTTTCCGCTGTCTTCTTTCGTGATTTTTTGCCACAACCATGGCTTATTGCAAGTGAATGACAGGCCGCAATGGCAAACTGTCAAAGGTGGCGCAAGACAGTATGTAGAAAAGATCTTGCCGGGCATCGCACACAAGCATTTGCAAACCCCGGTTTTAAGCGTACGCGAAAAAGCAGCGGGGGCCATTGCGGTCAAGACGGAAGAAGGTACCCAGGTATTTGAGCATGTGGTTTTAGCCAGCCATAGCGACCAAAGCCTGAAATTGCTGGCGGATGCTGACCTGGCCGAGCGTCAGATACTTTCATCCGTAAAATACCAGCCCAACCGGGCAGTGCTGCACACTGATGCCAGCGTGCTACCGGAAAACAAAAAAGCCTGGTCAGCCTGGAATTATCAAAGCGAAAGCGGCAGCGAACCGCGTGTCTGCGTGCATTACCTGATTAATCAATTGCAGCCCCTGCCTTTCAAGACACCTGTCATCGTCACCCTGAATCCAATTGTAGAACCAGCTGCAGACAGTATTATCAACAGCTTTGATTATTCCCACCCGGTCTTTGATGCAATGGCCATCAATGCACAAAACCAGCTAGCAAATATACAGGGCAGGAGGAATATCTGGTTTGCCGGCGCCTGGACAGGCTATGGCTTCCATGAAGATGGCTTGAAGTCAGGTCTGCGCGTCGCGGAAACCATACTCGCGCGTGCAGAAGCAGCTTACGAAAAAATGATACGTGCGGCATGA
- a CDS encoding DUF1365 domain-containing protein, producing the protein MNMNTPAIKSAVVLCTGEVMHKRLRPAKNAFRYGVFFIRVPVRDIKDINRMSTPKLFSVNRFNALSFHERDHGDASQPLAQWIDALLKSEGISDADGEIWLQCFPRVFGYVFNPVSFWFCHRQNGELRAVVCEVRNTFGEKHLYLLENGGKLVNGEELQARKIFHVSPFCKVEGNYRFCFMKAQQDLRGQAAQHSLIKHLARIDYEDAEGPLLLTSVSGREQVMSNMQIVRVMLRYPFMTLGVVLRIHVQALRLWIKRVPFFSKPIPPTEELSR; encoded by the coding sequence ATGAACATGAACACGCCTGCCATCAAATCTGCGGTCGTCTTGTGCACGGGTGAAGTCATGCACAAGCGTTTGCGTCCGGCAAAAAATGCTTTTCGCTATGGCGTATTTTTTATCCGGGTACCTGTGCGTGACATCAAGGACATCAATCGCATGAGTACGCCCAAATTGTTTTCTGTGAATCGCTTCAATGCCCTGTCTTTCCATGAACGTGACCATGGTGATGCCAGCCAGCCATTGGCGCAATGGATAGATGCTTTGCTGAAAAGCGAAGGCATCAGCGATGCTGACGGAGAAATCTGGCTGCAATGCTTTCCACGTGTGTTTGGCTATGTGTTTAATCCTGTGTCTTTCTGGTTTTGTCATCGCCAGAATGGCGAGCTGCGTGCGGTGGTGTGCGAGGTACGCAATACCTTTGGTGAAAAACATTTATACCTGTTGGAAAACGGCGGCAAGCTGGTCAATGGCGAAGAATTGCAAGCCAGGAAAATTTTCCATGTTTCCCCTTTCTGCAAAGTCGAGGGCAACTATCGCTTCTGCTTCATGAAAGCTCAGCAAGACTTGCGCGGACAAGCCGCACAACATTCGCTCATAAAACATCTGGCGCGTATCGATTACGAAGATGCAGAAGGCCCCTTATTGCTGACCAGTGTTTCTGGCCGCGAACAGGTGATGAGCAACATGCAAATCGTCAGAGTCATGCTGCGCTATCCCTTCATGACCTTGGGTGTCGTACTGCGTATCCATGTGCAGGCACTGCGCCTGTGGATCAAACGTGTGCCTTTTTTTTCCAAACCTATTCCTCCTACTGAAGAGTTAAGCCGATGA
- a CDS encoding cyclopropane-fatty-acyl-phospholipid synthase family protein → MSSLHPTFTSGASAADNNAQNAPLNSKHFPAQARFVLSLLNKLEHGCLTIQFPDGQTASFGRTSEGWQHVSLHLKDWELYRAVLKSGDIGFAESYINGHWTTSSLTGLIELISHNRQQLESVIYGSWWGNLIYRIKHLLNRNSRSGSKKNIHAHYDIGNEFYKLWLDPTMTYSSAIYSGEQEQSLEEAQLAKYRRILHQLALPENAKVLEIGCGWGGFAEMAIRDAGAHVTGLTLSTEQLQYAHARLHNAGLHAQSDLRIQDYRDANGSYDAIASIEMFEAVGEAYWPGYFECLQRNLKQGGRACVQSIVIADELFDRYRKGTDFIQQYIFPGGMLPSIEKFHAMAAGYGMEVLDTYNFGLDYARTLLHWRHAFMEKLTQVKVQGFDDQFLRTWEFYLAYCEAGFRAGSINVTQFTLRKK, encoded by the coding sequence ATGAGCAGCCTACATCCCACATTCACCTCTGGCGCGTCTGCAGCTGATAATAATGCACAAAATGCTCCACTGAACAGCAAGCATTTCCCGGCGCAAGCCAGGTTCGTGTTAAGCCTGCTGAACAAGCTTGAGCACGGTTGTCTGACCATACAATTCCCTGATGGTCAGACGGCCAGCTTTGGCCGCACATCAGAAGGCTGGCAACATGTGAGCCTGCATCTGAAAGACTGGGAGTTGTATCGCGCCGTACTCAAGTCAGGTGACATCGGTTTTGCCGAGAGCTATATAAACGGGCACTGGACCACCAGCAGCCTGACCGGCCTGATAGAACTGATTTCCCATAATCGCCAGCAACTGGAAAGCGTCATCTACGGCAGCTGGTGGGGCAATCTGATCTACAGGATCAAGCATCTGCTGAACCGCAATTCACGCAGTGGCAGCAAGAAAAACATTCATGCCCACTACGACATAGGCAATGAATTCTACAAGCTGTGGCTGGACCCTACAATGACTTACTCCAGCGCGATTTATTCTGGCGAGCAAGAGCAATCACTGGAAGAAGCCCAACTGGCAAAATACCGCCGCATACTGCATCAACTGGCCTTACCAGAAAATGCCAAAGTACTGGAAATAGGCTGCGGCTGGGGCGGCTTTGCCGAGATGGCGATACGTGATGCCGGTGCCCACGTCACTGGACTGACGCTCTCCACCGAGCAATTGCAATATGCCCACGCGCGCTTGCACAATGCGGGTCTGCATGCGCAAAGTGATTTGCGCATACAAGACTATCGTGATGCAAACGGCAGCTATGACGCCATCGCTTCGATAGAAATGTTTGAAGCTGTTGGCGAAGCCTATTGGCCAGGCTATTTTGAATGCCTGCAACGCAACCTGAAACAGGGTGGCCGTGCCTGCGTGCAGAGCATCGTCATTGCGGATGAATTATTTGACCGCTACCGCAAGGGTACCGACTTTATACAGCAGTACATTTTCCCTGGCGGCATGTTGCCATCCATAGAAAAATTCCACGCGATGGCAGCAGGCTACGGCATGGAGGTACTGGATACCTATAATTTTGGTCTCGACTATGCACGCACCCTGTTGCACTGGCGTCATGCATTCATGGAAAAATTGACGCAGGTCAAGGTCCAGGGCTTCGATGATCAATTCCTACGTACCTGGGAATTTTACCTGGCTTACTGTGAAGCAGGTTTCCGCGCTGGCAGTATTAATGTCACGCAATTCACATTGAGGAAAAAATGA
- a CDS encoding chalcone isomerase family protein — MNAPFVVRSFFLSLLMSSAVITVYAEDKTTSYVPAHISEEIPQASLQGTGSFRWFGLHIYDASLWSLPEGYKPESDKPQKFALDLAYARTLYGSKIAEASIDEIEKLKLGTPEKRERWLTQMKAIFPDVKQGTHITGIYLPKEAARFYLNGKLLGEIRDAEFAHAFFAIWLDKKTTAQSLRSKLLGSKAGVN, encoded by the coding sequence ATGAACGCCCCATTCGTTGTGCGCAGTTTTTTTCTCTCACTACTGATGTCAAGTGCAGTAATCACTGTGTATGCGGAAGATAAAACGACGAGTTACGTACCGGCACACATCAGTGAAGAAATCCCACAGGCCAGCTTGCAAGGTACAGGCAGTTTTCGCTGGTTTGGCTTGCATATTTACGACGCGAGCTTGTGGTCTTTACCTGAAGGCTATAAGCCGGAAAGTGACAAGCCACAAAAGTTTGCATTAGACCTGGCCTATGCCCGCACTTTGTACGGCAGCAAGATCGCTGAAGCCAGCATAGATGAAATAGAAAAACTCAAGCTTGGTACGCCAGAAAAGCGTGAGCGCTGGCTGACACAGATGAAAGCAATTTTTCCAGACGTCAAACAGGGTACACATATCACCGGCATTTATCTGCCGAAAGAAGCTGCCAGGTTTTACTTGAACGGGAAATTGTTGGGTGAGATACGCGATGCAGAATTTGCCCATGCTTTCTTTGCAATATGGTTGGACAAAAAAACTACAGCACAGAGTTTGCGTAGCAAGCTGCTGGGCAGCAAAGCTGGCGTCAATTAA
- a CDS encoding DUF3833 domain-containing protein codes for MFKQTYRLFFCSLIMLLTSCASQYEPGRYRNETPKLDMQSYFNGKLDAWGMFQDRSGAIVKRFTVVMDCQWSGDTGTLNEDFSYSDGSKQKRIWTLKKVGNDQFTGTAADVIGEAKGQVSGNTLHWNYVLALPVDGSIYNVDFDDTMVLMDDRIMLNRAIMRKFGVELGSVTLSFTKRSSTTP; via the coding sequence ATGTTCAAGCAAACTTACCGATTATTTTTCTGCAGCCTGATCATGCTGCTGACATCCTGTGCCAGCCAGTACGAGCCTGGCCGCTACCGCAATGAAACGCCCAAGCTGGACATGCAAAGCTATTTCAATGGCAAACTTGATGCCTGGGGCATGTTCCAGGACAGATCGGGGGCGATCGTCAAACGCTTTACCGTAGTCATGGATTGCCAGTGGTCAGGCGATACAGGTACGCTCAATGAAGACTTCAGTTACTCAGATGGCAGCAAGCAAAAACGTATCTGGACCTTGAAGAAAGTGGGCAATGATCAATTCACCGGCACTGCTGCCGACGTGATAGGCGAAGCGAAGGGACAAGTATCTGGCAATACCCTGCACTGGAATTATGTATTGGCATTGCCCGTCGATGGCAGCATTTACAATGTCGATTTTGATGACACCATGGTCTTGATGGACGACAGGATCATGCTGAACCGCGCCATCATGCGCAAGTTTGGCGTCGAGCTGGGCAGCGTGACTCTCTCCTTCACCAAACGTAGCAGCACCACACCATGA
- a CDS encoding SDR family NAD(P)-dependent oxidoreductase, producing the protein MNPVIRDWRGKRVWIIGASSGIGEETARLLLTLGARVALSARKLPQLEEIAADYPMAEAVAVDICDHASIMACHAGLMKKWGSIDLVLIVAGSYNEMRADSVDMAAVNQLIDINLRGVYQCLDVVLPALLKQGSGGIGVVGSVAGLSGLPKALVYGPTKAAIINLCESLYLDVRPKNIAVYMINPGFVETPMTAKNDFKMPALISAPEAAVAIVKGMQRGDFHIHFPHRFTNWLRLARLLPYRSYFYLVHKVTGL; encoded by the coding sequence ATGAACCCCGTCATACGCGACTGGCGTGGCAAACGTGTCTGGATCATAGGCGCGTCCAGCGGCATAGGTGAAGAAACGGCGAGGTTGTTGCTGACCCTGGGCGCCAGGGTCGCACTGTCTGCCCGCAAACTGCCGCAGCTGGAAGAAATTGCGGCTGACTACCCCATGGCCGAGGCCGTGGCAGTGGATATCTGTGATCATGCCAGCATCATGGCCTGCCATGCGGGCCTGATGAAAAAATGGGGCAGCATTGATCTGGTACTCATCGTTGCAGGTAGCTACAATGAAATGCGGGCAGACAGTGTTGATATGGCTGCAGTTAACCAACTGATAGACATTAATTTGCGCGGGGTTTATCAATGCCTGGATGTGGTCCTGCCTGCGTTGCTGAAGCAAGGCAGTGGCGGCATAGGCGTAGTCGGTTCAGTTGCGGGTCTCTCAGGCTTGCCCAAGGCGCTGGTGTATGGGCCGACCAAGGCGGCCATCATCAATTTGTGTGAATCCCTGTACCTCGATGTGCGGCCAAAAAATATCGCGGTATATATGATTAATCCCGGCTTTGTGGAAACGCCGATGACAGCGAAAAATGACTTCAAGATGCCCGCATTGATCAGTGCACCTGAAGCAGCGGTGGCTATCGTCAAAGGTATGCAAAGGGGGGACTTTCATATCCACTTCCCGCATCGTTTTACAAACTGGCTAAGACTGGCGCGTCTACTGCCTTACCGCAGCTATTTTTATCTGGTTCATAAAGTCACAGGTTTATAA
- a CDS encoding nuclear transport factor 2 family protein produces MSNAHVPVHVDHQASLDKLVSFFESITLAACQDLSDVYTEDAYFKDPFNELRGLPAINQVFQHMFVQVHEPRFRVTSTVLQGDTAFLVWDFLFSMKNFNAAPQCIRGATHIRFVEDGRVSFHRDYWDAAEELYEKLPVLGSFMRFLKNQARK; encoded by the coding sequence ATGTCCAACGCCCATGTACCAGTTCATGTAGATCATCAGGCCAGTCTGGATAAGCTCGTCAGCTTCTTTGAATCCATCACACTGGCGGCCTGCCAGGACTTGTCAGATGTCTACACTGAAGATGCCTATTTCAAAGACCCATTCAATGAGCTGCGCGGCCTGCCTGCCATCAACCAGGTTTTCCAGCACATGTTTGTGCAAGTTCATGAGCCGCGCTTTCGCGTTACTTCTACTGTGTTGCAGGGTGACACCGCTTTTCTGGTCTGGGATTTTTTATTTTCGATGAAAAACTTCAATGCAGCACCGCAATGCATACGGGGTGCCACGCATATACGTTTTGTGGAAGATGGCCGGGTGAGTTTTCACCGTGATTATTGGGATGCGGCAGAAGAATTGTATGAAAAGCTGCCCGTGCTGGGCAGCTTCATGCGTTTTTTGAAAAACCAGGCGCGCAAATAG
- a CDS encoding nuclear transport factor 2 family protein encodes MNKLPDAVAASLQTWHEMIANKDLSALPSIVHADAVFRSPMAHQPYASAQAVVLILGTVVKVFENFTYHRELSSDDGLNIVLEFSANVGDKQLKGIDMIRFDADGKIVDFEVMVRPMSGLQALGQEMGARLAQYLPAYKAGK; translated from the coding sequence ATGAACAAGCTGCCCGACGCCGTTGCCGCTTCCCTGCAAACCTGGCATGAGATGATTGCCAATAAAGACCTGAGTGCCTTGCCATCCATCGTGCATGCAGATGCGGTCTTTCGTTCTCCCATGGCGCATCAGCCTTATGCCAGCGCCCAGGCAGTCGTATTGATACTGGGTACCGTCGTCAAGGTATTTGAAAATTTCACTTATCACCGCGAATTGTCTTCCGATGATGGTTTGAATATCGTGCTGGAATTCAGTGCCAATGTCGGTGACAAGCAGCTCAAGGGCATAGACATGATACGCTTTGATGCCGATGGCAAGATCGTCGATTTTGAAGTCATGGTCAGGCCCATGAGTGGATTGCAAGCGCTGGGCCAGGAAATGGGCGCAAGGCTGGCGCAATATTTGCCAGCGTATAAGGCAGGCAAATAA